The stretch of DNA GTGAAGGAAGAAATTGGACGACGGGCAATGGGCTATCTTCGTGCGGGTCCCGGCCAGCAGTTTCCTCTCTCTATCGTCGAGATGAATGGCATGACCCACTATGGTTTTCTCACCGAGCAGACCCGCCCTCAGATAAATCTCGGTGTATGATTCAAAACCCGGGAAAAGCCTCATAACCTCGGCGATCTCCCCCAACTGCTCCGACAGATGGGTCTGGACATAGAGGTTCAGCCTCCTGGCTATTTCTGAAGCCGCCTTCAGGAGGGCCATGCTACAACTCACGGCGAAGCGCGGAGTTACGGCGTAGAAGAGCCGGTCATCAAAGCCGTGCCATCTTGAGGCCACTCCCCTGATGTCCTCAACGGCTTTCTCGGGCGTTGTTAGAAGCTCCTCCGGCCCATTCATATCCATGAGAACCTGGCCTATAACGGCCCGTATCCCGCTTTTTGCCGCCTCTTCGAAAGCTATATTGGTGGATTCCCTGTGAGGGGAGGAGTAAACAGCGGCGGTAGTCGTTCCATTCCTGAGAAGCGCTGAGAAGAACTCCCGTGCAATATTCCTGGCAAGGCTCGGATCGGAGAACTTCATCTCCGCGGGGAAGATGTGACGCTCAAGCCACTCCAAAAGGGAGTTGCTTATCATGGCCCTCCGATGGAACTGAGGGAGGTGAATGTGAGCGTCAACAAAGCCCGGGAGTATTAGGTATCCGGAATAGTCAACGAACTCGCCCCCAACGTCCTGTCTCTCATGGGACAGGGAAACTATCCTGCCGTTGTCATCGACGGCCATATAACCGTATTCTCTGGGTGATGTGGGGTCTTCAAAACTGAGGATTCTGCCGTGGTATACCTTCATGAATAACACCCGGGAAACTGGTTGGGTTTTGGGATATTAAAAAGTTTTTAAAGTCAGGCCTCCAGGCGGAGGCGCCTGACGACGAACTCCCTGTCAAGTGAGGCTAGGAAAGGCGCGAGCCTCGGACCACGGTCCTTACCTATGAAAAGGTTGTATAGCGCCTTAAACCACTCCCTGCTCGTGATTCCACGCTTCTTGGCGGCATCGAAGATAACGTTGTTGAGTTCGTTAACATGAAATTTCTCGTGTTCTTCGAGCCAGCCGGCCACCTCAAACATGGCCTCTCGGATTTCGGCCTTGAACTCAATCTCAGGGGGCTCCTCTAGGAGACTGAACTTGATGTTCTCCGGGGCGTACTTCTCGACCCAGTTCTTGGCAAGCTTAATCCTCAATCTCATCCGCTCAAGGTCCTCCTTGTGGATGTTCTCGGAAATGTGGCCCTGCTCTTGGAGAACCCTGATTATCCCATCCTCATCGAGGTGGGGCATCTGGACGAGCGTAACCAGGAACCTGAATGGCGCCTGCGCGGTCAATCTGTCGGGAACCTCCGGCATCGAGAGCTCGTAGGTTCTCTTGAGTTCATCTTCCTCCTCCTGGTTCTTAGCATCCTCAAGGCCGAAGTAAATCCTCTCAATTTTGTCAAACTCGTCGTAGAGATTAAGCAATCCCAAACCGAGGTCTATCTTCAGCTCCTTGTTAGGCCTAGACTTAGCGTAGATGAAACGGATTATCCCCGGCTCGAGGACCTCGTAGAGGTCACTGAGAAGGATGACGTTGCCCTTGCTCCCGCTCATCTTACCTTTCTGACCCTTGATTCCAACGAACTCATACATGAGCGTCATAGGTGCCTTCCAACCGAATACCTTTTCCGAAATCTCCCTGCCTGTGTCGTAGGAACTTCCGGCGGCGAGGTGGTCCTTTCCGGCCGGTTCGAAGTCCACATTGAAGTGGGCCCAGCGCATCGGCCAGTCCACGCGCCAGCGGAGCTTGACGTTGCCCTCCCTTATGTCGGTTTCACCCTCACTCCCGCAGTGCTCGCAGTGGTATTTGACATTCCACTCGCCGTCCCAAGAAACGAACTCGGCTTCCCTCCTGCACTTCGGGCAGTACACCATGACCGGCTGCCAGCTCTCCTCAAGGGGTGGCTGCTTCGCCCTCTCGCGGTAGTTATCGAGAACCGCTTTGATTTCGTCGCGCTTCTCCAGGGCGCGCCTTATCTCCTCTGCGTATTCACTAGACTTGTACAGATCGCTCGCGTAGAGGAAGTCCACCTCGATTCCGAGCTTTCTAACTTCATTCTCGAACTTCTCCATAAAATGCTCCGCGTAGCTATCGTGGCAGCCCCACGGGTCCGGAACCTCGCGAACCGGCCTCGTGAGGTGCTCCTTCCATCCCGCAGGAACGTTCTTTGGAACCTTCCTGAAGCGGTCGTAGTCGTCCCACATGTGGATGTGACGGACTTTCTTTCCCCTGTCCCTCAAAGCGTGGCCCACTATATAAGAAGTGAAGAACTCTCTGAAGTTCCCTATGTGAACGTAACCGCTCGGGGTGATTCCGCTCTCGACAACGTACTCCTCTTTGTCGCCCCTTTCATGAATTATCTTTTCAGCCATATAATCGGCCCAGTGAACCATTCTCACCACCCGGCTAAGCTATTCCCTAGGGCTTTTAAGGTTAAGCTTCGTTCGACTAACAATTCATAAAGGGAAAAAAGCACTGATATTAGTAATAATCTTTTGATAATGTAACTACGGGGGTCAATAAGGGAATCAAAGAGGGTGAGCGGGGGGCATATTGTGGTTCACGTGAGTGATTTTGTCAATGCCCTCACGGTGGTTGGAGAGACTTCGAGAGTAAGTCATATTAACCCCAACCCGCTTTATTTTTTGGTGGGATATATGCTGCCCGAATGGACACTCTACGCTCTTATCGCCGCAACTTTTATAGTGGTCGCCATCGGAATCACCAAACGCCTCGGTCCCGATTGGGCGTGGATAAATAGGAAGATAATCCACTTCAGCATAGTTCCGGCCGTGATAATGTTCTACTACGGCCTGATTCCAAAGGAAGTCTTCAGCGCCGCCGCATTCCTTTTCGCCATCTTTCAACTATGGCCCCACCTCAGGAAGAAGGAGTTCTCATGGTACCAGATAGAGCACAACTACGGGGAGGTCTTCTTCGCTTTTTCCGCCTCGGTTGTTCCGCTGGCTCTCCCGCGGGAGTACGCGACGGCCCTGTTACTGACCATGGCGATCAGCGATGGCATTACAGGGGTTGTAAGAGATTTCTACTTCAGGAGACACGGCTTCAACGTGAAGCTCAGGAAACACTGGACCGGCAGTCTAGCTTACCTTGTCACTGCGGTATTCATCGCCTTTACCCTCTTAGAAGCGGGAACTATTGGAAAAATAGGCTGGGCGGCAATTTTAATGATGACCGAGTACCAGCCCTGGTTAGATGATAACTTGGCCGTCCCCCTTGTTGGAACCCTTCTGTTTCTAATCTACTGAGCCCACCTGACCTTCAGGCTATCTTTCTTAACCTTTTTGAACTCCCCGATGAGGGCTTTCCCCGTCCTCTCCATGAACTTCCCAACGTCGGTAATGCCAAGCTCCTTAAGGCCGATGGCATCCACGCCCTCCGGGATTCCTTTGGCCTCGACGTTTATCCCGATGTGAATTTTGACGCTCACGGGAGAGACCGTCGCTATGGATATGCTGAGCTTTTTACCGTTCACGTATATGTCGTCGCCCTTTCTGTGGGTTTTCACGCCGTATTCAGCCAGAACCCCGCAGAGCCTCGCTATGAAGAGCTTCTGGAGCGTTGAGGCGAAGAGGGTGTTGACAAGGTCAAAGACCTCGATTATGTAGTGAACCATGTCGTTGCTCTTGATTTCCTTGCTCGCCCTTAAATCCTCGATGTCTATCATCTCCTCCACTTTAACGTCGCACTTTCCTCGGAAGACGACTAGCGAGTTTCCGAGGATTCCAAAGTTCTTGTAGGCCCAGTGGCCCCCTATTGCGGAACCGTCGTAGTCTATGATTCTATCCTTCACGATGAGCAGCTCCATGATATCACCCCATCCTTTCAGGAAGTTCCATCAACCCTTCAAAGCTTTTTGTGTCCCCACCCACGGGATGAACCAATAGAAGGGACGGTGATTTTAACGTCTTTGATAGGTATCTCTAGATCCTAGGGGGTGCCCTCAAGATCTAGAATTAAAAGCCATATTCAATCATCAAAAGGACTCCACTGGAAGGTTCTTAATGATCGTGGAAAAACATTAGAATTAAGGGATTGGGA from Thermococcus sp. encodes:
- the guaD gene encoding guanine deaminase, producing MKVYHGRILSFEDPTSPREYGYMAVDDNGRIVSLSHERQDVGGEFVDYSGYLILPGFVDAHIHLPQFHRRAMISNSLLEWLERHIFPAEMKFSDPSLARNIAREFFSALLRNGTTTAAVYSSPHRESTNIAFEEAAKSGIRAVIGQVLMDMNGPEELLTTPEKAVEDIRGVASRWHGFDDRLFYAVTPRFAVSCSMALLKAASEIARRLNLYVQTHLSEQLGEIAEVMRLFPGFESYTEIYLRAGLLGEKTIVGHAIHLDDRERKLLAGTRTKIAHCPSSNFFLHSGVMDLEAHERFGLTIALGSDVGAGPFISMFNVLRDAYYANAMSPAKAFHLLTMGGARVLGMEDRIGSLEPGKEADFVVLNPGPLASIHDDLEVLLSRLMILGDERNVVATYVRGKRLWPS
- the lysS gene encoding lysine--tRNA ligase translates to MVHWADYMAEKIIHERGDKEEYVVESGITPSGYVHIGNFREFFTSYIVGHALRDRGKKVRHIHMWDDYDRFRKVPKNVPAGWKEHLTRPVREVPDPWGCHDSYAEHFMEKFENEVRKLGIEVDFLYASDLYKSSEYAEEIRRALEKRDEIKAVLDNYRERAKQPPLEESWQPVMVYCPKCRREAEFVSWDGEWNVKYHCEHCGSEGETDIREGNVKLRWRVDWPMRWAHFNVDFEPAGKDHLAAGSSYDTGREISEKVFGWKAPMTLMYEFVGIKGQKGKMSGSKGNVILLSDLYEVLEPGIIRFIYAKSRPNKELKIDLGLGLLNLYDEFDKIERIYFGLEDAKNQEEEDELKRTYELSMPEVPDRLTAQAPFRFLVTLVQMPHLDEDGIIRVLQEQGHISENIHKEDLERMRLRIKLAKNWVEKYAPENIKFSLLEEPPEIEFKAEIREAMFEVAGWLEEHEKFHVNELNNVIFDAAKKRGITSREWFKALYNLFIGKDRGPRLAPFLASLDREFVVRRLRLEA
- a CDS encoding DUF366 family protein; the encoded protein is MELLIVKDRIIDYDGSAIGGHWAYKNFGILGNSLVVFRGKCDVKVEEMIDIEDLRASKEIKSNDMVHYIIEVFDLVNTLFASTLQKLFIARLCGVLAEYGVKTHRKGDDIYVNGKKLSISIATVSPVSVKIHIGINVEAKGIPEGVDAIGLKELGITDVGKFMERTGKALIGEFKKVKKDSLKVRWAQ